A portion of the Meriones unguiculatus strain TT.TT164.6M chromosome 14, Bangor_MerUng_6.1, whole genome shotgun sequence genome contains these proteins:
- the Thap8 gene encoding THAP domain-containing protein 8, with protein METPRVREHGDLCTYPGIPPHCRFSPQDGPRLQAWLRHTGHEHRVASCLSAHTGSVSHPAACGGDGKFTTCSLMWQPPPSPGHQETGEEVPCRGWAPSLPTWGIPIELRLQPPAPQRAKAWSPRSAPTSWLKSTLGALQQRVPGLQRHQAQLRALEQLAQQLHRESLLSQLLGPEESQTFSTICGRPDTATVLAQGPISATLDAKPKPPATQIPSAERSE; from the exons ATGGAG ACCCCTCGGGTCAGGGAGCATGGGGACCTGTGCACGTACCCAGGGATTCCACCACATTGCCGGTTCTCACCGCAGGATGGTCCCAGGCTGCAGGCCTGGCTGCGGCACACGGGCCACGAACACCGGGTAGCCAGCTGCCTCAGTGCTCATACAGGAAGCGTTTCACACCCTGCTGCTTGCGGCGGTGATGGGAAGTTCACTACCTGCAGCCTGATGTGGCAGCCTCCACCTTCTCCAGGGCATCAAGAGACAGGTGAGGAGGTCCCCTGTAGAGGCTGGGCCCCGTCCTTGCCCACCTGGGGAATACCCATAGAACTCAGACTTCAGCCCCCTGCCCCCCAGAG GGCCAAGGCCTGGAGTCCCCGATCAGCACCCACAAGCTGGCTGAAGTCTACTCTTGGGGCACTGCAACAGCGAGTTCCCGGGTTGCAGAGGCACCAGGCACAGCTGCGAGCTCTGGAACAGCTGGCGCAGCAGCTGCACAGGGAGAGCCTGCTG TCCCAGCTACTTGGACCTGAGGAATCTCAAACCTTCTCCACCATCTGCGGAAGGCCTGACACAGCCACGGTCCTTGCCCAAGGCCCTATATCTGCCACCTTGGATGCTAAGCCGAAGCCGCCGGCCACTCAGATACCGAGTGCGGAACGGTCAGAGTGA
- the Clip3 gene encoding CAP-Gly domain-containing linker protein 3, translating into MTKTDPAPMAPPPRGEEEEEEEEDEPVPEAPSPTQERRQKPVVHPSAPAPLPKDYAFTFFDPNDPACQEILFDPKTTIPELFAIVRQWVPQVQHKIDVIGNEILRRGCHVNDRDGLTDMTLLHYACKAGAHGVGDPAAAVRLSQQLLALGADVTLRSRWTNMNALHYAAYFDVPDLVRVLLKGARPRVVNSTCSDFNHGSALHIAASNLCLGAAKCLLEHGANPALRNRKGQVPAEVVPDPMDMSLDKAEAALVAKELRTLLEEAVPLSCTLPKVTLPNYDNVPGNLMLSALGLRLGDRVLLDGQKTGTLRFCGTTEFASGQWVGVELDEPEGKNDGSVGGVRYFICPPKQGLFASVSKVSKAVDAPPSSVTSTPRTPRMDFSRVTGKGRREHKGKKKSPSSPSLGSLHQREGAKAEVGDQVLVAGQKQGTVRFYGKTDFAPGYWYGIELDQPTGKHDGSVFGVRYFTCAPRHGVFAPASRIQRIGGSTDPPGDSVGAKKVHQVTMTQPKRTFTTVRTPKDIASENSISRLLFCCWFPWMLRAEMQS; encoded by the exons ATGACTAAGACAGATCCTGCCCCGATGGCCCCTCCGCCccggggggaggaggaagaagaggaggaagaggacgagCCGGTTCCAGAGGCCCCCAGCCCCACCCAGGAGCGCCGGCAGAAGCCGGTTGTGCACCCCTCGGCCCCCGCTCCGCTCCCCAAGGACTACG CGTTCACCTTTTTCGACCCCAATGACCCTGCCTGCCAGGAAATTCTCTTTGACCCGAAGACCACCATCCCAGAGCTGTTTGCCATTGTCCGCCAGTGGGTGCCGCAAGTCCAGCACAAGATAGACGTCATTGGTAATGAG ATTCTGCGTCGTGGCTGCCACGTGAATGACCGTGACGGGCTCACTGATATGACACTGCTCCACTACGCGTGCAAGGCTGGGGCCCACGGAGTCG GGGACCCTGCGGCCGCGGTGCGTCTCTCGCAGCAGCTGTTGGCGCTGGGCGCAGACGTGACCCTGCGCAGCCGCTGGACCAACATGAACGCGCTTCACTACGCAGCCTATTTCGACGTGCCCGACCTCGTGCGCGTGCTTCTGAAGGGGGCGAGGCCCAGGG TGGTGAACTCCACGTGCAGCGACTTCAACCACGGCTCAGCTCTGCACATCGCCGCCTCGAATCTGTGTCTGGGCGCCGCCAAGTGCTTACTGGAGCATGGCGCCAACCCAGCGCTGAGG AATCGAAAGGGACAGGTGCCAGCGGAAGTGGTCCCAGACCCTATGGACATGTCCCTTGACAAGGCCGAGGCGGCACTGGTGGCCAAGGAACTGCGGACGCTGCTGGAGGAGGCCGTGCCCCTGTCCTGCACCCTTCCCAAAGTCACACTCCCCAACTATGACAACGTCCCGGGCAATCTCATGCTCAGTGCGCTGGGCCTGCGTCTGGGAGATCGCGTGCTGCTGGACGGCCAGAAG ACGGGCACACTGCGGTTTTGCGGGACCACAGAGTTCGCCAGCGGCCAGTGGGTGGGTGTGGAGCTGGACGAACCGGAAGGCAAGAACGACGGCAGCGTTGGGGGTGTCCGGTACTTCATCTGCCCTCCCAAGCAGG gTCTCTTTGCTTCTGTGTCCAAGGTCTCCAAGGCAGTGGATGCACCCccctcctctgtgacctccaCACCCCGGACTCCCCGGATGGACTTCTCCCGCGTAACTGGCAAAGGCCGGAGGGAACACAAAG GGAAGAAGAAGTCCCCATCTTCCCCATCTCTGGGCAGCCTGCATCAGCGTGAAGGAGCCAAGGCTGAAGTTGGAGATCAAGTCCTCGTAGCAGGCCAGAAGCAGGGGACTGTGCGTTTCTACGGGAAGACGGACTTTGCTCCAG GTTACTGGTACGGCATCGAGCTGGACCAGCCCACAGGCAAACATGACGGCTCTGTGTTCGGTGTCCGGTACTTCACCTGCGCCCCTCGACATGGCGTCTTTGCACCAGCTTCTCGAATCCAGAG GATTGGTGGATCCACCGATCCCCCTGGAGACAGTGTTGGAGCCAAAAAAGTGCATCAAGTGACAA TGACACAGCCCAAACGCACCTTCACGACAGTCCGGACCCCAAAGGACATTGCCTCAGAGAACTCTATCTCCAG GTTACTCTTCTGCTGCTGGTTCCCCTGGATGCTGAGGGCAGAGATGCAGTCCTAG
- the Alkbh6 gene encoding alpha-ketoglutarate-dependent dioxygenase alkB homolog 6 — translation MEEQDARVPALEPFRVEQAPSLIYYVPDFISKEEEEYLLRQVFNAPKPKWTQLSGRKLQNWGGLPHPRGMVPERLPPWLQRYVDKVSDLSLFGGLPANHVLVNQYLPGEGIMPHEDGPLYYPTVSTISLGSHTVLDFYEPRQPEDDVPTEQPRPPPQPITSLLVERRSLLVLRGPAYTRLLHGIAPTRVDELDATSPPPNAAACPSALPGARLERGTRVSLTIRRVPRVLRAGLLLSK, via the exons ATGGAGGAGCAGGACGCCAGGGTCCCGGCCCTGGAACCGTTCAGGGTGGAACAG GCGCCATCTCTAATCTACTATGTCCCCGATTTCATCtccaaggaagaggaggagtactTGCTTCGACAG GTTTTCAATGCCCCAAAGCCAAAGTGGACCCAGCTGTCTGGGAGGAAGCTACAGAACTGGG GCGGGCTCCCCCACCCCCGGGGGATGGTCCCTGAGCGACTGCCTCCGTGGCTTCAGCGCTACGTGGACAAAGTGTCTGACCTCAGCCTCTTTGGGGGTCTCCCAGCCAAccatgtccttgtgaaccagtaTCTGCCTGGGGAGGGCATCATG CCTCATGAAGACGGACCGCTGTACTACCCGACCGTCAGCACCATCAGCCTGGGCTCCCACACCGTCCTCGATTTCTATGAACCTCGGCAGCCGGAGGATGACGTCCCTACAGAACAG CCCCGGCCACCCCCACAGCCCATCACCTCGCTGCTGGTGGAGCGGCGCAGCCTGCTGGTGCTCCGGGGCCCAGCGTACACACGCCTGCTGCACGGCATCGCGCCCACCCGCGTGGATGAGCTGGATGCCACCTCGCCGCCGCCCAACGCTGCCGCCTGCCCGTCTGCGCTGCCCGGAGCCCGGCTGGAGCGCGGCACCCGCGTCTCCCTGACCATTCGCCGCGTGCCACGAGTGCTGCGCGCCGGCCTCCTGCTGAGCAAATGA